A single window of Periophthalmus magnuspinnatus isolate fPerMag1 chromosome 22, fPerMag1.2.pri, whole genome shotgun sequence DNA harbors:
- the zgc:194887 gene encoding fibrinogen-like protein 1-like protein produces the protein MKSLWLVAVLQLMLYVNGVDMEHLKADNLKILAAEKHNQVLNQGMKVLPRDCHEMLLTSSGLARDGVYLIQPGDAPIVVYCAMQEGGWTVVQHITVNSSVNFDCTWAEYKHGFGDVTGDHWLGNEYLHQLTRGPGRYKLGVKLVDKDAITKMGEYDPVLVEDEAAGFRLRLGLFQGTAVDALTLDTENYLHDNQRFTTKDRDNDNYFQNCAKLEFQGIAGGGWWYDACAGANLNRRNVIYWQKDCNKERLCKYAWMMVKPSDTFKVVQSADCRKDEL, from the exons atgaaatcctTGTGGTTGGTGGCAGTCCTGCAGTTAATGCTTTATGTAAATGGAGTCGATATggagcatctcaaagcagacaACCTGAAAATACTTGCTGCAGAAAAACACAATCAGGTCTTGAACCAGGGCATGAAAG TGTTGCCTAGAGACTGCCATGAGATGCTCCTGACGTCTTCGGGGCTGGCCAGAGATGGAGTGTACCTCATTCAGCCCGGGGACGCTCCCATTGTGGTCTACTGTGCCATGCAGGAGGGGGGATGGACAGTTGTGCAGCACATCACTGTAAATAGCAGTGTAAACTTCGACTGCACATGGGCTGAGTATAAGCACGGGTTTGGGGATGTCACTGGGGATCACTGGCTGGGGAATGAATATCTCCACCAACTGACACGAGGCCCTGGGCGATACAAATTAGGAGTGAAGTTGGTGGACAAAGACGCTATTACCAAAATGGGAGAGTATGACCCAGTTTTGGTGGAGGATGAAGCTGCGGGATTTCGACTGAGGCTGGGTTTGTTCCAGGGGACAGCTGTGGATGCGCTGACCCTGGACACAGAAAACTATCTCCATGACAACCAGAGATTCACCACTAAAGACAGGGACAATGACAACTACTTCCAGAACTGTGCCAAGCTGGAGTTTCAGGGCATAGCAGGAGGGGGCTGGTGGTATGATGCTTGTGCAGGAGCAAATCTCAACCGAAGAAATGTAATCTACTGGCAGAAGGACTGTAACAAGGAACGTCTGTGCAAGTACGCCTGGATGATGGTGAAGCCCTCAGACACATTCAAAGTGGTGCAGAGTGCAGACTGCAGGAAGGATGAGCTGTGA
- the LOC117390468 gene encoding KATNB1-like protein 1, which translates to MDFNYENGDYQILDQDSSPYKVTYRNTKTMDYYTNEDSTKKRVAVSRPGPNPGRVKRVVSCKRKSHHLTVARKKAPGSGKPHVAANKENQLSSKTDMEQGIFCMDPWDLSQDKHRTGRTGPELPDYSLLSEIRKDHSSMTNILFGRNLRLKVAFTLWKRNVGELLTYFLRIQDFGVFVDFLPVITKSISEDSPTVSIGCCVDLFPLVKKILSDPYEEYIIVGLKWLHTVLKNWWEELKESGLSGCTKMPLDKNFQIFNQQLLELWHQEPRLKSVPGSAGDLAMAIDSFISQLPW; encoded by the exons ATGGATTTCAATTATGAGAATGGTGATTATCAAATTCTTGACCAGGACAGCTCCCCGTATAAAGTGACTTacagaaatacaaaaaca ATGGATTATTATACAAATGAGGACTCCACTAAAAAGAG GGTTGCAGTGAGCCGCCCTGGTCCCAACCCAGGCAGAGTGAAGCGGGTCGTGTCCTGTAAGAGGAAGAGCCATCATCTGACAGTGGCTCGGAAGAAAGCGCCCGGATCAGGAAAGCCTCATGTAGCTGCAAACAAGGAGAACCAGCTGAGCAGTAAGACAGACATGGAGCAGGGAATATTTTGCATGGATCCGTGGGATTTGTCACAGGATAAACACAGAACTGGAAGAACTGGTCCAGAGCTGCCTGATTACAGTTTGCTCTCAGAG atcagaaaagatCACAGCTCCATGACTAATATTCTCTTTGGGAGAAACCTACGACTCAAAGTGGCTTTCACATTATGGAAGAGAAATGTGGGAGAGCTGCTTACATATTTCCTGAG AATACAAGATTTTGGAGTATTTGTTGACTTTCTTCCAGTGATAACCAAAAG TATATCTGAGGACTCTCCGACAGTTTCTATTGGCTGTTGTGTCGACCTCTTTCCATTGGTTAAGAAAATCCTCTCTGATCCATATGAAGA ATATATTATAGTTGGATTAAAGTGGTTACATACAGTTCTGAAAAACTGGTGGGAGGAGCTAAAAGAAAGTGGACTCAGTGGATGCACTAAAATGCCATTGGATAA GAattttcagatctttaaccaACAGTTACTGGAGTTATGGCATCAGGAACCTCGATTAAAATCTGTCCCAGGATCAGCTGGAGACTTGGCAAtg GCCattgattcattcatttcacaGTTGCCATGGTAA
- the acp7 gene encoding acid phosphatase type 7, protein MELVYTIYLFLNLAPWLVLGLPPIWTQPEQVHLSYPGVPGSMEVTWTTFNKTDSTVEYGLLGGRLFDLSTQGNSTLFVDSGDEKRAMYIHRVILIGLKPTATYVYHCGSDEGWSDVFYFTALNDSVHFSPKFALYGDLGNENPQSLARLQKETQMEMYDVILHIGDFAYDMHEDNARIGDEFMRQIQSIAAYVPYMTCPGNHESTYNFSNYRNRFSMPGQTEGLWYSWNLGSAHIISISTEVYFYLDFGQELIFRQLEWLEKDLQEANHPENRAVRPWIITMGHRPMYCSDDDQDDCTKFDSYVRVGRNDTKPPAPGLEDLFYRYGVDLELWAHEHTYERLWPVYGDKVYNGSMEQPYVNPKAPVHIVTGSAGCRERTDKFNPNPKDWSAFRSTDYGYTRMHVVNASHLYLEEVSDDQNGKVIDSIWLVKEKHGPSAWL, encoded by the exons ATGGAGCTTGTCTACACCATCTATCTCTTCTTAAATCTTGCTCCTTGGCTGGTGCTTGGTCTTCCTCCGATATGGACTCAACCAGAACAGGTGCACCTTTCATATCCag GTGTCCCAGGATCAATGGAGGTGACTTGGACAACCTTTAATAAAACAGACAGCACAGTGGAGTATGGGCTTCTGGGAGGCCGCCTCTTCGACTTGTCTACCCAAGGCAACAGCACTTTATTTGTGGATTCAGGAGATGAGAAGAGGGCCATGTACATCCATAGAGTCATCCTCATTGGTCTCAAACCCACCGCAACCTATG TGTACCACTGTGGGAGCGATGAGGGCTGGAGTGATGTGTTCTACTTTACGGCCCTGAACGACAGTGTCCACTTCAGCCCAAAGTTTGCCCTGTACGGCGACCTAGGCAATGAGAACCCACAGTCACTGGCCCGTCTACAGAAGGAGACACAGATGGAAATGTATGATGTTATTCTACACATAG GGGACTTTGCCTACGACATGCACGAG GATAACGCCAGGATCGGGGACGAGTTCATGAGGCAAATCCAGTCCATAGCAGCCTACGTGCCATACATGACCTGTCCCGGGAACCATGAGTCTACTTA TAACTTCTCCAACTACAGAAACCGTTTCAGTATGCCAGGCCAGACGGAGGGCCTCTGGTACAG TTGGAACCTGGGGTCGGCACACATCATCTCCATTTCCACTGAGGTTTACTTCTACCTCGACTTTGGGCAGGAGTTGATTTTCAGGCAGTTAGAGTGGCTCGAGAAGGATCTGCAG GAGGCGAACCATCCAGAGAACAGAGCCGTGCGTCCATGGATCATTACGATGGGACACAGGCCGATGTACTGCTCAGATGATGACCAAGATGACTGCACCAAGTTTGATTCTTAC GTTCGAGTGGGGCGCAATGACACCAAACCTCCCGCTCCTGGTCTGGAGGATCTGTTCTACCGCTATG GAGTGGATTTGGAGTTATGGGCACATGAGCACACATATGAGAGACTGTGGCCTGTCTATGGGGACAAG GTGTACAATGGGAGCATGGAGCAGCCTTATGTGAACCCTAAAGCCCCTGTCCATATTGTCACAGGCTCAGCA GGCTGCAGGGAGAGAACTGATAAGTTTAACCCCAACCCCAAAGACTGGAGCGCCTTTCGCAGCACAGATTATGGCTACACACGCATGCATGTGGTAAATGCCTCACATCTGTACCTGGAGGAGGTTTCTGATGATCAG AATGGAAAGGTGATTGACAGTATATGGCTGGTGAAGGAGAAACATGGACCCTCAGCCTGGTTGTGA